In Uranotaenia lowii strain MFRU-FL chromosome 2, ASM2978415v1, whole genome shotgun sequence, one genomic interval encodes:
- the LOC129746016 gene encoding adult cuticle protein 1-like encodes MKCIAAVVMMAFAVAANAHYVPSVYAHQVAVAPVVTYAAHHAHGPTVVQSNDQHHGWIHHQAPVVAYSSGHWDHHNVHHHQVPAAVNVVPVAYNNHWAGHHAHAVAIAPVHHQEATYVAANRGAVHKAPLAGHIVNQKSLNLAAAPGTL; translated from the exons ATGAAG tgcATCGCAGCTGTAGTCATGATGGCCTTTGCCGTCGCTGCCAACGCCCATTACGTCCCATCGGTTTACGCCCACCAAGTGGCCGTTGCCCCGGTTGTGACCTATGCTGCCCATCATGCCCATGGACCAACCGTTGTCCAGTCGAATGACCAGCACCATGGATGGATCCACCACCAGGCTCCAGTTGTTGCCTACAGCAGCGGACACTGGGATCACCACAATGTCCACCACCATCAGGTCCCAGCTGCCGTCAACGTTGTCCCAGTTGCCTACAACAACCACTGGGCCGGTCATCATGCCCATGCCGTGGCCATTGCTCCAGTTCACCACCAGGAGGCCACCTATGTTGCCGCCAACCGTGGAGCTGTCCACAAGGCCCCTCTGGCCGGACACATCGTCAACCAGAAGTCCCTGAACCTGGCCGCTGCCCCAGGAACTCTGTAA
- the LOC129741243 gene encoding adult cuticle protein 1-like, whose product MKCIAAVVMMAVAVAANAHYVPSVYTHQVAVAPVVTYAAHHAHGPTVVQSNDQHHGWVHHQAPVVAYSSGHWDHHNVHHQQVPAAVNVVPVAYNNHWAGHHAHAVTVAPVHHQEATYVAANRGAVHKAPLAGHIVNQKSLNLAAAPGTL is encoded by the exons ATGAAG tgCATCGCAGCTGTAGTCATGATGGCCGTTGCCGTCGCTGCCAACGCTCATTACGTTCCATCGGTCTACACCCACCAAGTGGCCGTTGCTCCGGTTGTGACCTATGCTGCCCACCATGCCCATGGACCAACCGTTGTCCAGTCCAATGACCAACACCATGGATGGGTCCACCACCAGGCTCCAGTTGTTGCCTACAGCAGCGGACACTGGGATCACCACAATGTCCACCACCAGCAGGTCCCAGCTGCCGTCAACGTTGTCCCAGTTGCCTACAACAACCACTGGGCCGGCCATCATGCCCATGCCGTGACCGTTGCTCCAGTTCACCACCAGGAAGCCACCTATGTTGCCGCCAACCGTGGAGCTGTCCACAAGGCCCCTCTAGCTGGACACATCGTCAACCAGAAGTCCCTGAACCTGGCCGCTGCCCCAGGAACTTTGTAA
- the LOC129746014 gene encoding adult cuticle protein 1-like, which translates to MKCIAAVVMMAFAVAAKAHYVPSVYAHQVAVAPVVTYAAHHAHGPTVVQSNDQHHGWVHHQAPVVAYSSGHWDHHNVHHHQVPAAVSVVPVAYNNHWAGHHAHAVAVAPVHHQEATYVAANRGAVHKAPLAGHIVNQKSLNLAAAPGTL; encoded by the exons ATGAAg TGCATCGCAGCTGTAGTCATGATGGCCTTTGCCGTCGCTGCCAAAGCCCATTACGTTCCATCGGTTTACGCCCACCAAGTGGCCGTTGCTCCGGTTGTGACCTATGCTGCCCACCATGCCCATGGACCAACCGTTGTCCAGTCGAATGACCAGCACCATGGATGGGTCCACCACCAGGCTCCAGTTGTTGCCTACAGCAGCGGACACTGGGATCACCACAATGTCCACCACCATCAGGTCCCAGCTGCCGTCAGTGTTGTCCCAGTTGCCTACAACAACCATTGGGCCGGTCATCATGCCCATGCCGTGGCCGTTGCTCCAGTTCACCACCAGGAGGCCACCTATGTTGCCGCCAACCGTGGAGCTGTCCACAAGGCCCCTCTGGCTGGACACATCGTCAACCAGAAGTCCCTGAACCTGGCCGCTGCCCCAGGAACTCTGTAA